From the genome of Pseudomonas yamanorum, one region includes:
- a CDS encoding amino acid permease, with protein MHQQEKTLKRGLSARHIRFMALGSAIGTGLFYGSASAIQMAGPAVLLAYLIGGAAVFMVMRALGEMAVHNPVSGSFGQYASTYLGPMAGFILGWTYAFEMIIVCLADVTAFGIYMGFWFPEVARWVWVLGIVLLIGGLNLCNVKVFGEMEFWLSLLKVGAIVAMILGGFGIMLFGIHSAGEAPATGLSNLWAHGGFMPNGVGGLIASFAVVMFAFGGIEIIGITAGEAKDPQRVIPKAINAVPLRILLFYVLTLFVLMAIYPWPQIGSQGSPFVQIFSNLGIGSAATILNIVVISAAVSAINSDIFGAGRMMYGLAQQGQAPKGFAQLSSQGVPWMTVVVMGAALLGGVVLNYLIPENVFLVIASIATFATVWVWLMILVTQVAMRRSMTKEQIAELKFPVPFWPYAPAAAIVFMLFIFGVLGYFPDTQAALMVGAVWIVLLIVAYLLWVKPSAGQAAKVHYDPALSHR; from the coding sequence ATGCACCAGCAAGAAAAGACGCTAAAACGCGGGCTCTCCGCCCGACATATTCGCTTCATGGCGCTCGGTTCCGCCATCGGCACCGGGCTGTTCTACGGCTCCGCCTCCGCCATCCAGATGGCCGGCCCGGCCGTACTTCTGGCCTACCTGATCGGGGGCGCCGCCGTCTTCATGGTGATGCGCGCCCTCGGTGAAATGGCCGTGCACAACCCGGTGTCCGGCTCCTTCGGCCAGTACGCCAGCACCTACCTGGGCCCAATGGCCGGCTTTATCCTCGGCTGGACCTACGCCTTTGAAATGATCATCGTCTGCCTCGCCGACGTCACCGCCTTCGGCATCTACATGGGCTTCTGGTTTCCCGAAGTCGCGCGCTGGGTCTGGGTGCTCGGCATCGTGTTGCTGATCGGCGGCCTGAACCTGTGCAACGTCAAAGTCTTTGGCGAAATGGAGTTCTGGCTGTCACTGCTCAAGGTCGGCGCCATCGTCGCGATGATCCTCGGCGGCTTCGGCATCATGTTGTTCGGCATTCACTCGGCGGGCGAAGCGCCGGCTACCGGCCTCAGCAACCTGTGGGCCCACGGTGGCTTCATGCCTAACGGCGTGGGCGGCTTGATTGCGTCCTTCGCGGTGGTGATGTTTGCCTTTGGCGGCATCGAAATCATCGGCATCACCGCCGGCGAAGCCAAGGACCCGCAACGGGTGATCCCCAAGGCGATCAACGCCGTGCCACTGCGCATCCTGCTGTTCTACGTGCTGACGTTGTTTGTGTTGATGGCGATCTACCCGTGGCCGCAGATCGGCAGCCAGGGCAGCCCGTTCGTGCAGATCTTCAGCAACCTGGGGATAGGCTCGGCGGCGACCATCCTCAACATCGTGGTGATCTCCGCCGCCGTCTCGGCCATCAACAGCGACATCTTCGGCGCCGGTCGCATGATGTACGGCCTGGCCCAGCAAGGGCAGGCGCCCAAAGGCTTTGCCCAACTTTCGAGCCAGGGCGTGCCATGGATGACCGTGGTGGTGATGGGCGCCGCGTTGCTCGGCGGTGTGGTGCTCAACTACCTGATCCCGGAAAACGTGTTCCTGGTGATCGCCTCGATTGCGACTTTCGCCACGGTATGGGTGTGGCTGATGATCCTGGTCACTCAGGTCGCCATGCGTCGCTCGATGACCAAGGAACAGATTGCCGAGCTGAAATTCCCGGTGCCGTTCTGGCCCTACGCGCCAGCGGCGGCCATCGTGTTCATGCTGTTTATCTTCGGCGTGCTGGGTTACTTCCCTGACACCCAGGCCGCCCTTATGGTCGGTGCCGTGTGGATCGTCTTGCTGATCGTTGCCTATCTGCTGTGGGTCAAACCCTCCGCCGGGCAAGCAGCCAAGGTTCATTACGACCCGGCTTTGTCTCATCGATAA
- the hutH gene encoding histidine ammonia-lyase, with amino-acid sequence MNVTALNLIPGQLSLAQLRAIYQQPVTLSLDDSASAQIEASVACVEQILAENRTAYGINTGFGLLASTRIASEDLENLQRSLVLSHAAGVGEPISDALVRLVMVLKVNSLSRGFSGIRRQVIDALIALINAEVYPHIPLKGSVGASGDLAPLAHMSLVLLGEGKARYKGEWLGATEALKVAGLTPLTLAAKEGLALLNGTQVSTAYALRGLFEGEDLFAGALACGALTVEAVLGSRSPFDARIHAARGQRGQIDSAAAYRALLGESSEVSQSHENCDKVQDPYSLRCQPQVMGACLTQFRQAAEVLVVEANAVSDNPLVFAAEGDVISGGNFHAEPVAMAADNMALAIAEIGSLSERRISLMMDKHMSQLPPFLVGNGGVNSGFMIAQVTAAALASENKALAHPHSVDSLPTSANQEDHVSMAPAAGKRLWEMAENTRGVLAVEWLAACQGLDLRNGLKTSPALEKARGILRSKVAFYEKDRFFAPDINAASELLATRCLNELVPAKLLPSL; translated from the coding sequence ATGAATGTGACTGCGCTAAATCTGATTCCAGGCCAACTGAGCCTTGCCCAACTGCGGGCCATCTACCAGCAGCCGGTAACCCTCAGCCTGGATGACAGCGCCTCGGCCCAGATCGAAGCCAGTGTTGCCTGTGTGGAGCAGATTCTCGCCGAGAACCGCACCGCCTACGGCATCAACACCGGTTTCGGCCTGTTGGCCTCGACTCGCATCGCCAGCGAAGACCTGGAAAACCTCCAGCGTTCCCTGGTGCTGTCCCACGCCGCTGGCGTGGGTGAGCCCATCAGCGATGCGCTGGTGCGGCTGGTCATGGTGCTCAAGGTCAACAGCCTGAGCCGTGGTTTCTCCGGGATTCGCCGGCAGGTCATCGACGCGCTGATCGCCCTGATCAACGCCGAGGTGTACCCGCACATTCCGTTGAAAGGTTCGGTGGGTGCCTCCGGTGACCTGGCGCCATTGGCCCACATGTCGCTGGTGCTGCTGGGCGAAGGCAAGGCCCGTTACAAAGGCGAATGGCTGGGAGCCACCGAGGCGCTGAAAGTCGCCGGCCTGACGCCGCTGACCCTGGCCGCCAAAGAAGGCTTGGCCCTGCTCAACGGCACTCAGGTGTCCACCGCTTATGCCCTGCGCGGCCTGTTCGAAGGCGAAGACCTGTTCGCCGGTGCATTGGCCTGTGGCGCCCTGACGGTGGAAGCCGTACTGGGTTCGCGCTCGCCGTTCGACGCACGCATTCACGCTGCCCGTGGCCAGCGTGGCCAGATCGACTCTGCCGCCGCGTATCGCGCCCTGCTGGGTGAGAGCAGCGAAGTGTCCCAGTCCCACGAGAACTGCGACAAGGTCCAGGACCCGTACTCCCTGCGTTGCCAGCCGCAAGTCATGGGCGCCTGCCTGACCCAGTTCCGCCAGGCGGCCGAAGTGCTGGTGGTGGAAGCCAACGCCGTATCGGATAACCCGTTGGTGTTTGCGGCTGAAGGTGACGTGATTTCCGGCGGTAACTTCCACGCTGAACCGGTGGCCATGGCCGCTGACAACATGGCGTTGGCCATCGCGGAAATCGGCTCCCTGAGCGAGCGTCGTATCTCGTTGATGATGGACAAGCACATGTCGCAACTGCCGCCATTCCTGGTGGGCAACGGCGGTGTGAACTCCGGCTTCATGATCGCCCAGGTGACTGCGGCGGCATTGGCCAGTGAGAACAAGGCCCTGGCCCATCCCCATAGCGTCGACAGCCTGCCGACTTCTGCGAACCAGGAAGACCACGTATCCATGGCGCCGGCTGCGGGCAAACGCCTGTGGGAAATGGCCGAGAACACCCGCGGTGTATTGGCGGTGGAATGGTTGGCGGCGTGCCAGGGCCTGGACCTGCGCAATGGCTTGAAAACCTCGCCTGCCCTTGAAAAGGCGCGCGGGATCCTGCGCAGCAAAGTGGCGTTTTATGAGAAGGACCGGTTCTTTGCGCCGGACATCAACGCCGCCAGTGAGTTGTTGGCAACACGTTGCCTGAATGAGCTGGTGCCGGCGAAGTTGCTGCCGAGCTTGTAA
- the hutH gene encoding histidine ammonia-lyase has translation MSQAEKIIIADAPMRWQDVVAVARHGAILELSGHAWARIDNAQAIVQRIVSSGERAYGINTGLGALCNVSLKDEQLSRLSRNTLLSHACGVGAPLSVEQTRAIICAAIINYSHGKSGLHPQVVHSLLGLLNHGITPQVPSQGSVGYLTHMAHIGVALLGVGDVSYRDRIVPAHQALTEEGLQPVVLGAKDGLCLVNGTPCMTGLSCLALADAHRLLQWADVIGAMSFEAQRGQIDAFDEEIIALKPHPGMQQVGINLRALLDGSEVIASSKGIRTQDALSIRSIPQVHGAARDQLEHATRQIETELNGATDNPLVLGTPDDYRVVSQANPHGQSVALAADMLAIAMAEIGSIAERRLDRLINPHVSGLPAFLVSNPGVNSGMMIVQYVAASLCGQNRQLAQPAVLDNFVTSGLQEDHLSMGTNAALKLYSVLENVTQILAIEYLLAAQAFEFLQEQRFGAGTDAAWGLLREHVPAYDQDRWLAPDIAATAALLKASDLLNRVLPNLH, from the coding sequence ATGTCCCAGGCTGAAAAAATCATCATCGCCGACGCCCCGATGCGTTGGCAGGACGTGGTCGCCGTGGCCCGCCACGGTGCGATCCTCGAACTCTCGGGCCACGCCTGGGCTCGCATCGACAATGCCCAGGCCATCGTCCAGCGCATCGTCAGCAGCGGCGAGCGCGCCTATGGCATCAATACCGGCCTGGGCGCCTTGTGCAATGTGTCGCTCAAGGACGAACAACTGAGCCGGCTGTCGCGCAACACCTTGCTCAGCCATGCCTGCGGCGTCGGCGCGCCACTGAGTGTGGAGCAAACCCGCGCGATCATTTGCGCGGCGATCATCAACTACAGCCACGGCAAATCCGGCCTGCATCCGCAGGTGGTGCATTCGCTGCTGGGGCTGCTCAACCATGGCATCACGCCGCAAGTGCCGTCCCAGGGCTCGGTGGGTTACCTGACCCACATGGCGCACATTGGCGTCGCCTTGCTCGGCGTCGGCGACGTCAGCTACCGGGACCGTATCGTTCCGGCGCATCAGGCGCTGACCGAAGAAGGTTTGCAGCCGGTGGTGCTCGGTGCCAAGGACGGGCTGTGCCTGGTCAATGGCACGCCGTGCATGACCGGCCTCAGTTGCCTGGCCTTGGCCGATGCGCACCGCCTGCTGCAATGGGCCGACGTAATCGGTGCCATGAGTTTCGAAGCTCAGCGCGGCCAGATCGACGCCTTCGACGAAGAAATCATTGCCCTCAAGCCGCACCCGGGCATGCAGCAAGTGGGCATCAACCTGCGGGCGTTGCTGGACGGCAGTGAAGTGATCGCCAGCAGCAAAGGCATTCGTACCCAGGACGCCCTGAGCATCCGTTCGATTCCCCAGGTGCACGGCGCCGCCCGCGACCAACTGGAACATGCCACCCGCCAGATCGAAACCGAACTCAACGGCGCCACTGATAACCCACTGGTGCTCGGTACCCCGGACGACTACCGCGTGGTGTCCCAGGCCAACCCTCACGGACAGTCCGTGGCCCTGGCGGCAGACATGCTCGCCATCGCCATGGCGGAAATCGGCTCCATCGCCGAGCGCCGCCTGGACCGCCTGATCAACCCGCATGTCAGCGGCCTGCCGGCGTTCCTGGTGAGCAACCCCGGGGTCAACTCCGGGATGATGATCGTGCAGTACGTCGCGGCCTCGCTGTGCGGGCAAAACCGCCAGCTGGCGCAACCGGCGGTGCTCGACAACTTCGTCACCTCGGGCTTGCAGGAAGATCACCTGAGCATGGGCACCAACGCCGCGCTGAAGCTGTATTCGGTGCTGGAAAACGTCACCCAGATCCTCGCCATCGAGTACCTGCTGGCGGCCCAGGCGTTCGAATTTCTCCAGGAGCAACGCTTCGGCGCCGGCACCGACGCCGCCTGGGGTTTGTTGCGTGAACACGTCCCGGCCTACGACCAGGACCGCTGGCTGGCGCCGGACATCGCAGCCACCGCCGCGTTGCTCAAGGCTTCCGATTTGTTGAACCGTGTTTTACCGAATTTGCACTGA
- a CDS encoding quaternary amine ABC transporter ATP-binding protein, with product MTTVSKIEVKNVFKIFGNRSKEALALIGQGKTKDQVLAETGCVVGVNDLSLSIGTGEIFVIMGLSGSGKSTLVRHFNRLIDPTSGAILVDGEDILQLDMEALRQFRRHKISMVFQSFGLLPHKSVVDNVAYGLKVRGETKQVCTERALHWIETVGLKGYENKYPHQLSGGMRQRVGLARALAADTDIILMDEAFSALDPLIRAEMQDQLLELQKTLHKTIVFITHDLDEAVRIGNRIAILKDGKLIQVGTPREILHSPADEYVDRFVQRRAAVV from the coding sequence ATGACTACCGTCAGCAAGATTGAAGTCAAAAACGTATTCAAGATCTTCGGCAATCGTTCCAAGGAAGCGCTGGCGCTGATTGGCCAGGGCAAGACCAAGGACCAGGTGCTGGCCGAGACCGGTTGCGTGGTGGGTGTGAACGACCTGTCCCTGAGCATCGGCACCGGCGAGATCTTCGTGATCATGGGCCTGTCGGGTTCCGGCAAGTCGACCCTGGTGCGCCACTTCAACCGCCTGATCGACCCCACCAGCGGCGCGATCCTGGTGGACGGCGAAGACATCCTGCAACTGGACATGGAAGCCCTGCGCCAATTCCGCCGGCACAAGATCAGCATGGTGTTCCAGAGCTTCGGCCTGCTGCCCCACAAGAGCGTGGTGGACAACGTCGCCTACGGTCTGAAAGTGCGCGGCGAAACCAAGCAAGTGTGCACCGAGCGTGCGCTGCACTGGATCGAAACCGTGGGCCTCAAAGGCTACGAAAACAAATACCCGCACCAGCTGTCCGGCGGCATGCGCCAACGGGTGGGCCTGGCTCGCGCCCTGGCGGCCGACACCGACATCATCCTGATGGACGAAGCGTTCAGCGCCCTCGACCCGCTGATCCGCGCCGAGATGCAGGACCAGTTGCTGGAGCTGCAAAAGACCCTGCACAAGACCATCGTCTTTATCACCCACGACCTCGACGAGGCCGTGCGCATCGGCAACCGCATTGCGATCCTCAAGGACGGCAAGCTGATCCAGGTCGGCACGCCCCGGGAAATCCTGCATTCGCCGGCGGATGAATATGTGGACCGGTTTGTTCAGCGGCGGGCTGCGGTGGTTTGA
- a CDS encoding ABC transporter permease, protein MFPESFTFSIADWVNSWVDSLVTNYGDVFRHISDTLLWAIVNLEGVLRAAPWWLMLAIVGGIAWHATRKVVTTAVIVGLLFLVGAVGLWDKLMQTLALMMVATVISVLIGIPLGILSARSNRLRSVLMPLLDIMQTMPSFVYLIPVLMLFGLGKVPAIFATVIYAAPPLIRLTDLGIRQVDGEVMEAINAFGANRWQQLFGVQLPLALPSIMAGINQTTMMALSMVVIASMIGARGLGEDVLVGIQTLNVGRGLEAGLAIVILAVVIDRITQAYGRPRHEASK, encoded by the coding sequence ATGTTTCCTGAGAGTTTTACGTTTTCCATCGCCGATTGGGTCAACAGTTGGGTTGATTCGCTGGTGACCAACTACGGCGATGTGTTCCGGCACATCTCCGACACCCTGTTGTGGGCCATCGTCAATCTTGAAGGTGTGCTGCGCGCAGCACCCTGGTGGCTGATGCTGGCAATTGTCGGCGGTATCGCCTGGCACGCCACGCGCAAGGTCGTCACTACAGCGGTAATCGTCGGTTTGCTGTTCCTGGTGGGCGCTGTTGGCCTGTGGGACAAGCTGATGCAAACCCTGGCGCTGATGATGGTGGCCACGGTGATCTCGGTGCTGATCGGCATTCCCCTGGGAATATTGTCGGCCCGTAGCAATCGCCTGCGTTCGGTGCTGATGCCGCTGCTGGACATCATGCAAACCATGCCCAGCTTCGTGTACCTGATCCCGGTGCTGATGCTGTTCGGCCTGGGCAAGGTCCCGGCGATTTTCGCCACCGTGATCTACGCCGCTCCTCCACTGATTCGCCTGACCGACCTGGGCATTCGCCAGGTAGACGGCGAAGTCATGGAAGCGATCAACGCCTTCGGTGCCAACCGCTGGCAGCAACTGTTCGGCGTGCAACTGCCGCTGGCCCTGCCGAGCATCATGGCCGGGATCAACCAGACCACCATGATGGCCCTGTCGATGGTGGTCATCGCCTCGATGATCGGTGCTCGTGGACTGGGTGAAGATGTATTGGTCGGTATCCAGACGCTTAACGTTGGACGTGGCCTTGAAGCCGGTCTGGCGATCGTGATTCTCGCAGTGGTCATCGACCGCATTACCCAGGCCTATGGTCGTCCACGGCATGAGGCGAGCAAATGA
- a CDS encoding ABC transporter substrate-binding protein produces MKMNKTLLATLLSAGLLASAGAQAAGWCESGKPVKFAGLNWESGMLLTDILQTVLEKGYDCKTDSLPGNSITMENALSSNDIQVFAEEWVGRSEVWNKAEKAGKVVGVGAPVVGAVEGWYVPRYVIEGDAKRKLEPKAPDLKSIADLAKYASVFKDQEEPSKGRFYNCPAGWTCELDNSEMLKSYGLESTYTNFRPGTGPALDAAVLSSYKRGEPILFYYWSPTPLMGQVDLVKLEEKPGVDKSVSIKVGLSKTFHEQAPELVAVLEKVNLPIDLLNQNLGRMAKERIESPKLAKIFLKEHPEVWHAWVSDDAAKKIDAAL; encoded by the coding sequence ATGAAAATGAATAAGACCCTGTTGGCCACTTTGCTTTCGGCAGGCTTGCTGGCTTCTGCTGGCGCCCAGGCGGCCGGTTGGTGCGAGTCCGGCAAACCGGTGAAATTTGCCGGTTTGAACTGGGAAAGCGGCATGTTGCTGACCGACATCCTGCAAACCGTGCTGGAAAAAGGCTATGACTGCAAAACCGACAGCCTGCCGGGTAACTCCATCACCATGGAAAACGCCCTGAGCAGCAATGACATCCAGGTATTCGCCGAGGAGTGGGTAGGCCGCAGCGAAGTCTGGAACAAGGCTGAGAAGGCCGGCAAGGTCGTCGGTGTCGGTGCTCCGGTCGTGGGTGCTGTCGAAGGTTGGTACGTGCCGCGCTATGTGATCGAAGGCGACGCCAAGCGCAAGCTGGAACCCAAGGCACCGGACCTGAAAAGCATCGCCGACCTGGCCAAATACGCCTCGGTGTTCAAGGACCAGGAAGAGCCGTCCAAGGGCCGTTTCTATAACTGCCCGGCCGGCTGGACCTGTGAGCTGGACAACAGCGAGATGCTGAAAAGCTATGGCCTGGAAAGCACCTACACCAACTTCCGCCCAGGCACCGGCCCGGCGCTGGATGCGGCGGTGTTGTCGAGCTACAAGCGTGGCGAGCCGATCCTGTTCTACTACTGGTCGCCCACCCCGTTGATGGGCCAGGTCGACTTGGTGAAGCTGGAAGAAAAGCCCGGTGTGGATAAAAGCGTGAGCATCAAGGTCGGTCTGTCCAAGACCTTCCACGAGCAAGCCCCGGAATTGGTGGCTGTGCTGGAGAAGGTCAACCTGCCCATCGACCTGCTGAACCAGAACCTGGGCCGCATGGCCAAAGAACGAATTGAATCACCAAAACTGGCGAAAATTTTCCTCAAGGAACATCCTGAAGTCTGGCACGCATGGGTGAGCGACGACGCAGCCAAGAAAATCGACGCGGCCTTGTAG
- a CDS encoding purine-cytosine permease family protein, translated as MAVTDARASTTPLIERRSIDYIPEAERHGRLLSQFTLWLGANLQITAIVTGALAVVLGGDVFWSLIGLLIGQLLGGGVMALHAAQGPQLGLPQMISSRVQFGVYGAVIPLVLVCLMYIGFSASGSLLAGQAVAQLLHVEDWVGIVLFAGLIMVFTIFGYRVIHGIGRIASVLGVVAFVYLFYKLLAGNDIGALLGNKHFSLSSFLLAISLSASWQIAFGPYVADYSRYLPRSTQASKTFWAVGLGSVIGAQASMVFGVFAAALAGSQFAHHEVSFIVGLGGTGVVAALLYFSIAFGKVTVTTLNAYGSFMSIATIISGFRGSRHIGSGTRLLYIFVMVSLAAALALLGKDSFLKDFSAFILFLLAFFTPWSAINLVDFYCITKERYDIPALSNPDGRYGRWNLMGISIYVFGVLIQMPFISTHFYTGPLVASLGDTDISWIIGLVVPAALYYWAAKKWHSAIPEHLILPVEQGAAPTTNGLAAQA; from the coding sequence ATGGCTGTAACAGACGCTCGTGCAAGCACCACCCCGTTGATCGAAAGGCGTTCGATCGACTACATCCCGGAAGCGGAAAGACACGGCCGTCTATTGAGTCAGTTCACCCTGTGGTTGGGTGCCAACCTGCAAATCACCGCGATTGTCACCGGGGCCCTGGCCGTGGTGCTGGGCGGTGATGTGTTCTGGTCGTTGATCGGTCTGTTGATCGGTCAACTGCTGGGTGGCGGCGTCATGGCGCTGCACGCAGCCCAGGGCCCGCAATTGGGCTTGCCACAAATGATCTCCAGCCGCGTGCAGTTTGGCGTTTATGGCGCGGTGATCCCGCTGGTGCTGGTGTGCCTCATGTACATCGGGTTTTCCGCCAGCGGCTCGTTGCTGGCGGGGCAGGCGGTGGCGCAGTTGCTCCACGTCGAAGACTGGGTCGGCATCGTGTTGTTCGCGGGGCTGATTATGGTGTTCACGATCTTCGGCTACCGGGTGATCCACGGTATCGGTCGCATCGCCAGCGTGCTGGGGGTGGTTGCCTTCGTGTACCTGTTCTACAAGCTGCTGGCCGGTAACGACATCGGTGCGTTGCTGGGCAACAAGCATTTCTCCCTGAGCAGTTTCCTGCTGGCGATTTCCCTGTCGGCGTCCTGGCAGATTGCGTTCGGCCCTTACGTGGCGGACTACTCGCGCTATTTGCCACGCAGCACGCAAGCGTCGAAAACCTTCTGGGCCGTGGGCCTGGGTTCAGTGATCGGCGCGCAGGCTTCGATGGTGTTTGGGGTGTTTGCGGCGGCCCTGGCCGGATCGCAATTCGCTCACCATGAAGTGTCGTTTATCGTCGGCTTGGGCGGCACCGGGGTCGTCGCAGCGCTGCTGTATTTCAGCATCGCTTTCGGCAAGGTCACCGTGACCACCCTGAATGCCTACGGCAGCTTCATGTCCATCGCGACGATCATCAGCGGCTTTCGTGGCAGCCGACATATCGGCAGTGGCACGCGCCTGTTGTACATCTTCGTCATGGTGTCGCTTGCCGCCGCGCTGGCGTTGTTGGGCAAGGACTCGTTCCTCAAGGATTTCTCCGCGTTCATCCTGTTCCTGCTGGCGTTTTTCACGCCCTGGAGCGCGATCAACCTGGTGGATTTCTACTGCATCACCAAAGAACGCTACGACATCCCGGCGCTGTCCAATCCCGACGGCCGCTACGGTCGCTGGAACCTGATGGGCATCAGCATCTACGTGTTTGGCGTGCTGATTCAGATGCCGTTCATCTCCACGCATTTCTACACCGGGCCACTGGTCGCCAGCCTCGGCGACACCGATATCTCCTGGATCATCGGCCTGGTTGTGCCGGCTGCGCTGTACTACTGGGCTGCCAAGAAGTGGCACAGCGCAATACCTGAACACTTGATCCTGCCGGTAGAGCAGGGCGCTGCACCAACGACAAACGGGCTGGCTGCACAGGCCTGA